ATGTGCTCGCCACCCAGACGCTGATCCAGAAGAAGGCGAAGAACATGCTGGTGCTGGTCGAGGGCAAGCTCGCCCCCGGCGCCACCGCAAAGGACATCATCCTCGCCATCATCGGCGAGATCGGCACGGCCGGCGGCACCGGTTATGTCATCGAATATGCCGGCGAGGCCATTCGCGATCTGTCGATGGAAGGCCGCATGACGGTCTGCAACATGTCGATCGAAGCGGGCGCCCGCGCCGGCCTCATCGCGCCGGACGAAAAGACCTTCGCCTATCTGAAGGACCGCCCCAAGGGTCCGAAGGGCGAGGCTTTCGACATGGCTCGCAAATATTGGGAGACGCTCTTCACCGACGAGGGCGCGCATTTCGACAAGGTCATCCGCATCGACGCCAGCAAGCTCGCGCCGACTGTCACCTGGGGCACCTCGCCGGAAGATGTCGTCGCCATCGACGGGACGGTGCCGACGCCCGACAGCGCCAAATCGCCGCAGAAGCGCGACGCCATCGCCCGCGCGCTGGCCTATATGGGCCTGAAGGGCGGCGAGAAGGTCACCGACATCGAGATCGACCGCGTCTTCATCGGCTCCTGCACCAATGGCCGCATCGAGGATCTGCGCGCCGCCGCGAAAGTGGTGGAAGGCAAGAAGGTCGATGCGCGGGTCAACGCCATGGTCGTGCCGGGCTCGGGCCTCGTGAAGGCGCAGGCCGAGGCCGAGGGTCTCGACAAGATCTTCACGGCCGCCGGATTCGAGTGGCGCGAGCCGGGCTGCTCCATGTGCCTTGCCATGAATCCGGATCGCCTTGCGCCGGGCGAACGCTGCGCATCGACCTCAAACCGCAACTTCGAAGGGCGCCAGGGCTTCAAGGGCCGCACGCATCTGGTGTCGCCGGCCATGGCGGCGGCGGCGGCCATCGCCGGGCGTTTCGTGGATATCCGCAACTGGCGCTGAGGCGGCGCAGGACGGCGAGAGGCCGCGAGAGGCCTCTCGCTGTCGTTTGCGAAACGCCTCAGGCCCCCTCGACGCATGAGGGGCGGCGTCGTGGCGAAGGGATCACGAACCGGATGTGAGTCTACGCCGCGCTCAGGCGGGGCGCGTCGCGCCAGTTTTCCAGTAGCGGCGCCAGTTCCTCGATGGGCTTTGGCTTGCTGTAGAGATAGCCCTGAATAAGGAAGATATTCTTGCTCGCCATGAAGGCGAGCTGGTCGTGCGTCTCCACCCCCTCCGCGACGAGATCAAGTCCGAGATCCCCGGCGAGCGTCGAAATCGCGCCGATGATCGCCTGCGTCTTCGGCGACTCATTGGCCTGCCGCGAAAAGGCCTGATCGATTTTCACCTTGTTGACCGGGAAGCGGTTGAGATAGCTCAGGCTGCTGTAGCCGGTGCCGAAATCGTCGAGCGCCAGACGTATGCCGAGCGCGGCGAGGCCGGTGAGCTTCGCTTCAATGTCGGCGCTGTGCGAAATGAAGGCGCTTTCGGTTATTTCCAGTTCGAGCCGCGTCGGCGGCAGGCCCGTCTCGCGCAAGACCGCGCCAAGGCGGGCGACGAGATCCGGCTGCTGGAATTGCAGGGGCGCCAGATTCACAGCGACGCGCACATGCGCCGGCCAGGCCATCGCGTCGATGCAGGCGCGGCGCAGCACCCATTCGCCAATCTCGACGATGAGCCCCGTGTCTTCCGCAATCGGAATGAAAACACCGGGCGACACCAGCCCCCGCCGGGGATGACGCCATCGGAGCAGCGCCTCCAGCGCGACGATCACGCCGCGCCGCGAGTCGACGATCGGCTGATAATGAATCGCCAGTTCGTCCTTCGCCACCGCCTGCCGCAGATCCTCTTCGATCTCGCGGCGCCTTTCCATCGCCTCCTGCATCGCCGGCGCGAAATAGGCGACGCTTCCGCGCGCGCGCGCCTTCGCCTGATAGAGCGCGACGTCGCTGCATTTGAGCAGCGCGCTCGGCGTGTCGCCGTCGGCCGGCGCGATGGCGACGCCGATGCTGGCGCCGATCGTCACGCGATGGCCGTCGAGCAGGAAAGGTCGTCGCATCTCGGTGAGCACGCCATTGGCCACTTCCGCCGCATTGGAGGCGTTCTGCGAGGCGCGGATCAGCACGCAATATTCGTCGCCGCCAAGTCTTGCGACGAGATTGGGCGCCGGCGCGCAGCGCGCAAGCCTTTCGCCGACCTGCGCGAGAAGCGCGTCGCCAATGACATGGCCGAGGGTGTCGTTGACCTCCTTGAAGCGGTCGAGGTCGATGGCGAGCAACGCCGCCTGAAGGCCCTGCGCCGTCAGCCTTTCGAGATCCTGCGCGAGCGCCTGCTGTAACTGATAGCGGTTCGGCAGGCCGGTGAGGTCGTCGAAATGGGCGATGCGCTCGATTTCGCGTCGCGCGGTTTCCTTTTCGGTGACGTCCTCGACGACAGTGATGAAGGCGCCGTTGACGCCGCGTTCGCAGTGAAAGTCGAAAAAGCGCCTGCCGATCTCGTAGGTGAAGACATTGGCCCGCGGCATGGCGGCGTGTTCCTTCCACTGCGCCGCGAAGGACGCCGCCGCCGCGTCGTCCATCCCGCCGCTGCGCCCGATGGCGTGGGCCAGCGCCTCCAGCCGGATGGGCGTCGCCGCCGCCACAATGCCGAAAAATTCGACGATGCGCCGATTCATGACCGAGATAATCAACGTGGAATCGCCCATGCACAGCCCATGCGTCATGGAGTTGAGCGCGATGCTGAACTTCTGCCGCTGGCGCATGGCGTCGGCGCCGTTGCGCAAGGCGGATTCGAGGTGGCCGTGCAGGATTTTGGTGGTGCGAAAAACCGAGATGGCGCCGAAGAACAGAAAGGCCGAGACGCCCCAGTACCAAGGCGGGAAATTCACGATGAGCAAAGCCGCCAGCGGCATGCAGGCGCCCATCACCTGCCAGAAGACGATGTTTGGCCGGGCGGCGTTGCGGCTCGCGAGATTGCCGACAACGCCGGTCAGGATGATGACGCCGTAATAGCTGATCATCTCGCCGTGATGATAATTGAACAGGATCGCGACCGAGACGCCGAGCAGGGTCATGAAGCTGATGGCGCCGATGGCGTAGCGCCGCTCCCATTTCTCCGCCTCCTGCCGGCGGCGTCGGATCGGCGCGGCGTCATGTGTCCAGAGCACACGCAGCCGATAGGCGCCCGCCGCGACGAGGATCGCCACCAGCAGGAAATAATTCGGATTGTTCGTCGACAGCCAGGCGATGACCGGAACCATCACGCCGGAGAGAATGCCTGTGACAAGCGTATGCGTCGTGTCGAAAAGCGTCTCGACGAGATCGGCGTGGATTTCCGCGTCGGGGGCGGTTTGAGATGTTTTGAAGAGCTTCATCGCGACGGTCGTGTTGCGGGCCTTCGCGATTAGACACCGCCTTCCTGCTTCGAGGCTTTCTCCGCTTGCCGGATCAGCCGCTGCTGCGCGCGCACCAATCGCTCCATGTGGCGCAGATCGCGCTCCTCGATGCGCGTCGACGTTTCCGCCCAGAGTTCGGTGATGCGGCGGAGCTCGTCATGGGTGATCGGATAGCTGCGCCGCCGCGCCTCGGCAAGGGCGCGGCGGCGTCGCCATTTGGCGTCCCCGTATTCCCGCATCCAGTCGACGGCGGCGGCGTGCGCGCCTCCGGGCGGCGCGAGGCGGTCGATCACGCTGGCGTCGAACATCGCCCGGCCGGAAAAGGTTTCGCCGCTGCTGATCATGCGTTCGGTGAGCGCGGGGCCGATGCGGCGAGTGAGCAAAGTGACGGCGCCCATGCCAGGAAATGTGTTGAACGCCACCTCCGGCAGGCCGAAGACGGCGTCTTCCTCCGCGATGATGAAGTCGAAGGCGAGCGCCGCTTCCATGGCCCCGCCGAGACACTGGCCCTGCACGGCGCAAAGCGTGACGATCGGCAGGTCGAGACTTTGGGAATAGCTGTAGACGAGGTCGACGCAGGCGTGCGCATAGGTCAGCAGCGTCGCCGCGTCACGCGCGCGGATGGCTGTCGCGAAGCTGGCGAGATCGCCGCCGAGCGAGAACACGCCGGGCCGCTTCGCCGCCATGACGAGATAGCGAAAGGGAAAGTCGCGCATGCGCGCCGATCGCCACAGCGCGCGCAGAGAGTCGCGCAGTTGCAGCAGTTCGAGCAGCATGTTCAGCGTGTAGCATTGCGGCGCGTCGGCGCGGTAATTCATCCAGATGGAGGCGGTCTCGGCGTCATGGACGATGTCGAGCGTCTCGAAGCGCCAGTCTGGAAAGTCAAAAGGGTCCTTGGGGCCGAGAAGGACGATGCCGGCCATCTGAAAATGCTCCTGTTCGAGCCGTGGCGTAAGCTTTGCCATAGCACGTAACAGGCGGCCGCCAGATGGGCAACACGCAATGAATCAGTCGCTTGCGTCAGTCCACCGCGAACCAGGTCGCGAGCCCGGCGGCTTCATGCTCCAGAATGTCGTCGTGGATCGCCCATTTGCCGGGCGAGTCGGCGATGAAGGCGACATGCTTGGTCTTGCCCGCGGGAATGATGACGCCATTGCGCCAGTAGGGCTCCCAGCCGTCGTCGAGATCGTGCAGCAGGCGCATGGCGTGGCCATGCACATGCATGGCGAGCGGAACTTTCGATTTATTGACATAGCCGAGCGTCACCGGCGCGCCCTTCTTCACATGGAACAGTGGCGGGCCATCATAGGCTTTGGTCGCGGCGCCGTTGATCGTCCAGCCGCCGGGGCCGACGTCGATGACGAGATCGACCTTTTTGGAGTTGTTGAGCTTGATTTCCGGCGGCAGGGCCGGGTTTTGCGGCAGGGAATAGATCAGCCCGCGCCGTTCCGCCCTTGCGCCTTTCGCGGTGGCGACGATCAGCTCGCTTTCGGCGTTGTTGGCGCCGCGCATCACGACGCGCGCCTTCTCGCCCGTCTTCGCCGGCATGTCGAAAATGAGCTCGAAGCGGGCGCCCGGCGCGACCGGGATGCTCCGGCGCACGGGTTCGAAAGCCTCGCAGGGCTGGCTGTCGATGGCCACGACGAAGGGCTGCACGCCCTCGAAGGAGAGAATCATGATCCGCGCATTCGCCAGATTGGCGAGGCGCAGCCGCACGCGCGCATTGGCGGGGAAGTCGAGCGCGGCGGGCGACGCCTTGCCGTTGACGGCGAGCAGCGGTCCGACCCGCCCGGCGCCCTGCGCGTCAGCCTTGTTGTCGAAACCGCCCTCGATCTGGCCCTGCGCGTCGAGCCGCCAGTCGTCGAGAACAAGGAGCAGATCGTGGTCGGCGGGCAGCGGCTCAGGCTCGTTGACGACAAGAAGACCCTTGAGGCCCCGGCCCATCAGTTCGGGGGTCCTGCCATAGACGCTGGGGCGGTAGCAGAAGAGGCCCGGTTCGGGGAGCGGGCGGCGGTAGTCGAAGGAGGCGCCCGGCGCGACGGCCGGCTGGGTCAGCGGCGCGACGCCGTCCATGGCGTTTTCGCCGCGCAAGCCATGCCAGTGGATCGAGACGGGGAGGTCGAGCCGGTTGACGAGCTGGGCCGCGAGCTCCTGACCCTGCCAGTATTGCAGGACAGGGCCGGGGACGACGCCGTCGAAGCCGAGGATATCCGTCTCGCCCGCGCCGCCGATGACGGCCTTGCCGGCGCGCGCCTCGATGGTCCGCGGCTTCATGGGGCTTGTCGCGCCTGCGGGAAGCGGCAGGACCGTGGCGGCGACGCCGGTCAGAAAGGCGCGGCGGGTCGTGGGCATCAGGCTTAATCCATAATGTCGCAAGGGGGTTAAGCTATGGCGCAGGGCCGCGCGGCGAGCAAGCGCGCTCACCCGCCCTGTTCGATCCGGCAGCTCAGCGACGGCTTGCCGGGCAGATCGAGCGTCGCCTCATCGCCCTTGTTCCAGAACTGCGCCTCGCCCATGCCGAAGGGTCCCGTGTAACGCGCGCCTGAACCGGAGAGCGCCTGGGTCAGCACGACCGTGTGGTCACGCCAGACGAGGATGGCGAAGGCCGGGGCGCTGTTGACGAAGACGACCGAGACGAGCGCCCCGAGGCCGGGGCAATTGGCGACCAGCGGGCCGATGCTGATTCCTTCCGCATCCTTTGACCGCGCAGCCGCCGAGCCCTGACGCAGCTCGAAGATGTGGTCGATCAGATTGTGCTGGAGACAGGGCCAGGCGCCGCCACAGGCGGCGATCGTCTTGCGAAAGGCCGCCTCGCCCGCCGCGACGCTTTTCTTTCCGGCTCCCGTCGCCGCGAGACCGGCCAGCCGGCCGGCCTCCTTCTCCAGCGCCGGTCGTGTTTCCGGGCAGACGGTCGAGCCGGGTGGGCAATCGGCGCGCGCGGCGGTGACCAGACAGGCGAAAAACAGCATCGGGACAAGTGCGGCGGGGCGGATCATCTGCGTCTCCTCGGGGGTCTGCGGCCGCGCGGCACTGTAGCGGGACGGGGCCGAAAGGTCGCCCGGCGAGGCGTTCATTTTTTTCGAGCATCCCGCGCCGACCATGCTATAGAGCGGCGCCCGCGGCTGCGGGCGCAAGGTTTCGCGGCGGGTCCGAAGGGGGCCGCTTTCGCGGGCGTGGCGGAACTGGTAGACGCGCCGGATTTAGGTTCCGGTGACGAAAGTCGTGGGGGTTCGACTCCCTCCGCCCGCACCAAGGCCGCAGTTTCGCGGATTTTGAGAGATATCCGCCCGTGCGCGCGCCGGCGGCTTTGAAGTTGTAGAAGGCGATCGACATGCAAGTGACGCAGACCTCATCGGAGGGGTTGAAGCAGGAATACAAGGTCGTGCTGCCGGCCGGCGACCTCGCCGCCAAGCTCGCGGCCCAGCTCGTTGAGGTACAGGCCAAGGCCCAGATCAAGGGCTTCCGCCCCGGCAAGGCGCCGATCGGCCACCTCAAGAAGCTCTATGGCAAGAGCATCATGAGCGAGGTGCTCCAGGAAGCCGTGAATGAGGCCAATCGCAAGATCGTCGAGGACCATTCCCTGCGGGTCGCGGTCGAGCCGAAGCTCGATTTCCCGGGTGGGCAGGACGAAGTCGAGCGCGCGCTCGCGGCCGAGGGTGATTTCGCCTTCACCGTCACCTTCGAGACCCTGCCGACCTTCGAAGTCGGCGCGCTCGACGACATCGCCATCGAGCGCCCGGTCGCCGAGGTCGCCGAAGACGACATCACCACCGCGCTGAAGAATCTCGCGGATCGCGTTCAGGAATTCGAGCCGCGCGCCGAGGGCGCCAAGGCCGAGAATGGCGACAAGCTGACCATCGACTTCACCGGCAAGCTCGACGGCGTGGCCTTCGAGGGCGGCACGGGCGGCGACATCGACATCGTGCTGGGCTCGAACACCTTCATTCCGGGCTTCGAGGAGCAGCTCGTCGGCGCCGGCGCGGGTGACGAACGCCTTGTCAAGGTGACGTTCCCGGCGGACTATTCCGCCCAGCATCTCGCCGGCAAGGACGCCGAATTCGAGGTGACGGTGAAGGCCGTCGCCGCGCCCACGTCGCTGGAAATCGGCGAGGACCTCGCCAAGAAATACGGCTTCGAGAATTTCGACGCCATGAAGACCGCCGTGAAGAGCAATCTCGAGGCGGATTTCCACAAGGTTTCGCGCGAGAAGCTGAAGCGCGCGCTGCTCGACGCGCTCGACGGCCGCTATTCCTTCGATCTCCCGCCGACGCTCGTGGAGCAGGAGTTCAACAACATCTGGTCGCAGCACGAGGCCGAGAGCCGCCGCGCCGGCCAGCCGCTCGCCGAAGAGGGCAAGACCGAAGACGAGACCCGCGCCGAGTTCCGCAAGATCGCCGAGCGCCGCGTGCGCCTTGGCCTCGTTCTTGCTGAAATCGGCCAGCACGCCGGCGTGAAGGTCGAGGACAAGGATCTGACCGAAGCCCTCGTCGAGCGCGCCCGCATGTTCCCGGGCCAGGAAAAGCAGGTCTGGGATTTCTACCGCAATAATGAGCAGGCGCTCGCCCAGTTGCGCGCGCCGATCTACGAAGAGCGCGTCGTCGATCACATCTCCAAGCTGATCAAGATCACGGACAAGACCGTGACCAAGGACGAGCTCTTCAAAGAAGAGGAAGAGTAAGGGAAAGAGTGTTGGGGCGGCCTGCCCCTCACCCCCGCCCTCTCCCCGTGAACTGGGAGAGGGGGCCGTGCGCCGGTCAGGATGAGAGAGCAGGCCGCAATCCGTCACAAGCTCGACGAAGCGTAACCTCAGTTTGCGTCCCGTCTCGCTCCGGCATATGACGGGACGATGATTTCCGGGGAGGGCGGCTGGCGGCCTCCGCCGGCTTGGCCACGTCAAGGGCCCTCAGGAAGGCGATGCGATGCGTGATCCGATCGAGGTCTATAACCAGTATCTCATTCCCCAGGTGATCGAAAACACTTCGCGCGGCGAGCGCGGGTTCGACATCTATTCGCGCCTGTTGCGCGAGCGGATCATCTTTCTCACCGGGCCGGTCGAGGACCACATGGCCTCGGTCATCATCGCGCAGCTTCTCTTCCTCGAATCGGAAAATCCGAAGAAGGAAATCTCGCTCTACATCAACTCGCCGGGCGGCGTGGTGACCTCTGGTCTCGCCATCTACGACACGATGCAGTTCATCAAGCCGAAGGTCTCGACGCTCTGCGTCGGCCAGGCGGCGTCGATGGGGTCGCTTCTGCTTTGCGCCGGCGAAGCCGGTCTGCGCTTCGCGCTCCCCAATGCGCGCGTCATGCTGCATCAGCCGTCGGGCGGCTTCCAGGGCCAGGCGTCGGACATTCAGCGTCACGCCGAGGACATTCTGAAGGTCAAGAAGCGCCTCAACGACATCTATGTCCGCCACACCGGCAAGGACTATGAGACGATCGAGCGCACGCTCGACCGCGATCACTTCATGTCGGCCGAGGAGGCCAAGTCTTTCGGCATCGTCGACGTCGTGCAGGAGAAGCGCTCCGACGACGAGACGGAAGCCAAGAGCTAAGAGCAATCAGGGAGAGGCGCGGCAGGGCTCCCGTGAGAGGAGCCGCCGCGCCGGGGCGCTCGGGGAATTTACAGGGCAATCGGGGCACGCATGTTTCGCAAGATTTTGATCGCCAACCGTGGCGAAATCGCCTGCCGCATCATCAAGACGGCGAAGAAGATGGGCATCGCCACGGTCGCCGTCTATTCGGACGCCGATGCTGATGCGCTGCATGTCGAAATGGCCGATGAGGCGATCCATCTCGGCCCGCCGGCCGCCGCGCAATCCTATCTGCTGATCGACAAGATCGTCGCCGCCTGCAAAGAGACCGGCGCCGAGGCGGTGCATCCGGGCTATGGCTTCCTGTCCGAGCGCGCGGCCTTTGCCAATGCGCTGAAGGAGGCGGGCATCGTCTTCATCGGCCCGAACCCGCGGGCCATCGAGGCGATGGGCGACAAGATCGAGTCGAAGAAATTCGCCTCCGCTGCGAAGGTCAGCGTCGTGCCGGGTTATCTCGGCGTGATCGAATCGCCGGAAGAGGCGGTGAAGATCGCGAAAGACATCGGCTATCCGGTGATGCTGAAGGCCTCCGCCGGCGGCGGCGGCAAGGGCATGCGCGTCGCCTTCACCGACGCCGAGGTCATCGAGGGCTTCACCCGCGCGCGTTCCGAGGCCGCGTCCTCCTTCGGCGACGACCGCGTCTTCGTCGAGAAGTTCATCGTCAATCCGCGCCACATCGAGATTCAGGTTCTCGGCGACAAGCATGGCAACGTCATTCACCTCAACGAGCGTGAATGTTCGATCCAGCGCCGCAACCAGAAAGTCATTGAGGAAGCCCCGTCGCCGCTGCTCGACGACGCCACCCGCGCCGAAATGGGCGCGCAGGCCGTCGCGCTCGCCAAGGCCGTGGATTACGACTCCGCCGGCACGGTGGAATTCGTCGCCGGTCAGGACAAGAGCTTCTACTTCCTCGAGATGAACACCCGTTTGCAGGTGGAGCATCCGGTCACCGAGCTGATCACCGGCATCGATCTCGTCGAGCAGATGATCCGCGTCGCCGCCGGCGAGCCGCTCCAGCTCAAGCAGCAAAACGTCAAGATCAACGGCTGGGCGGTCGAGAGCCGCATCTACGCCGAGGACCCGACGCGCAACTTCCTGCCCTCCATCGGCCGTCTGGTGAAATATCGCCCGCCGGCGGAGAAGAAGGAAGGCGGGATCACGGTCCGCAACGACACCGGCGTGACCGAGGGCCGCGAGATTTCGATCCACTACGATCCGATGATCGCCAAGCTCGTCACCCATGCGCCGGACCGTCTGCAAGCCATCGTGGCGCAGGCCGACGCGCTCGATCGTTTCGTGATCGACGGCATCCGCCACAATATTCCGTTCCTGTCGTCGCTGATGCAGAGCGCCCGCTGGCGTTCGGGCAATCTGTCGACCGGCTTCATCGCCGAGGAATATCCCGAAGGCTTCTCGGCGCCGGCGCCGACGGGCGACGTCGCCTGGACGCTCGCCGCCGTGGCGACCATGATGGATCACATCGGCAACGCCCGTAAGCGCCAGATCAGCGGCCAGCTCATGAACGGCCGCCCGGTCGAGTTCACCCGCGACCGCGTCTGCATGCTCGGCGACGACCGCTTCGACGTGAATATCGAGGAGCAGGGCGAGGCGCTGGTCGTGCGTTTCGCGGAGGGCGACAATCGCGCCCATCGCGTCACCTCGCACTGGCGTCCGGGGCAGGAGCTGTTCGTTGGCGACGTCGACGGCCGCACGGTCTATGTGCAGGCGCGTCCGATCCTCAATGGCTATGAGCTGTCGCATCAGGGCG
The DNA window shown above is from Methylocystis echinoides and carries:
- the leuC gene encoding 3-isopropylmalate dehydratase large subunit gives rise to the protein MSASTAPRTLYDKIWDDHVVDRQDDGACLLYIDRHLVHEVTSPQAFEGLRMTGRKVRAPGKTLAVVDHNVPTTDRSLPIEDPESKAQVEQLAVNAREFGVEYYNEHDRRQGVVHIVGPEQGFTLPGMTIVCGDSHTSTHGAFGSLAHGIGTSEVEHVLATQTLIQKKAKNMLVLVEGKLAPGATAKDIILAIIGEIGTAGGTGYVIEYAGEAIRDLSMEGRMTVCNMSIEAGARAGLIAPDEKTFAYLKDRPKGPKGEAFDMARKYWETLFTDEGAHFDKVIRIDASKLAPTVTWGTSPEDVVAIDGTVPTPDSAKSPQKRDAIARALAYMGLKGGEKVTDIEIDRVFIGSCTNGRIEDLRAAAKVVEGKKVDARVNAMVVPGSGLVKAQAEAEGLDKIFTAAGFEWREPGCSMCLAMNPDRLAPGERCASTSNRNFEGRQGFKGRTHLVSPAMAAAAAIAGRFVDIRNWR
- a CDS encoding putative bifunctional diguanylate cyclase/phosphodiesterase, translating into MKLFKTSQTAPDAEIHADLVETLFDTTHTLVTGILSGVMVPVIAWLSTNNPNYFLLVAILVAAGAYRLRVLWTHDAAPIRRRRQEAEKWERRYAIGAISFMTLLGVSVAILFNYHHGEMISYYGVIILTGVVGNLASRNAARPNIVFWQVMGACMPLAALLIVNFPPWYWGVSAFLFFGAISVFRTTKILHGHLESALRNGADAMRQRQKFSIALNSMTHGLCMGDSTLIISVMNRRIVEFFGIVAAATPIRLEALAHAIGRSGGMDDAAAASFAAQWKEHAAMPRANVFTYEIGRRFFDFHCERGVNGAFITVVEDVTEKETARREIERIAHFDDLTGLPNRYQLQQALAQDLERLTAQGLQAALLAIDLDRFKEVNDTLGHVIGDALLAQVGERLARCAPAPNLVARLGGDEYCVLIRASQNASNAAEVANGVLTEMRRPFLLDGHRVTIGASIGVAIAPADGDTPSALLKCSDVALYQAKARARGSVAYFAPAMQEAMERRREIEEDLRQAVAKDELAIHYQPIVDSRRGVIVALEALLRWRHPRRGLVSPGVFIPIAEDTGLIVEIGEWVLRRACIDAMAWPAHVRVAVNLAPLQFQQPDLVARLGAVLRETGLPPTRLELEITESAFISHSADIEAKLTGLAALGIRLALDDFGTGYSSLSYLNRFPVNKVKIDQAFSRQANESPKTQAIIGAISTLAGDLGLDLVAEGVETHDQLAFMASKNIFLIQGYLYSKPKPIEELAPLLENWRDAPRLSAA
- a CDS encoding crotonase/enoyl-CoA hydratase family protein, whose protein sequence is MAGIVLLGPKDPFDFPDWRFETLDIVHDAETASIWMNYRADAPQCYTLNMLLELLQLRDSLRALWRSARMRDFPFRYLVMAAKRPGVFSLGGDLASFATAIRARDAATLLTYAHACVDLVYSYSQSLDLPIVTLCAVQGQCLGGAMEAALAFDFIIAEEDAVFGLPEVAFNTFPGMGAVTLLTRRIGPALTERMISSGETFSGRAMFDASVIDRLAPPGGAHAAAVDWMREYGDAKWRRRRALAEARRRSYPITHDELRRITELWAETSTRIEERDLRHMERLVRAQQRLIRQAEKASKQEGGV
- a CDS encoding multicopper oxidase family protein gives rise to the protein MPTTRRAFLTGVAATVLPLPAGATSPMKPRTIEARAGKAVIGGAGETDILGFDGVVPGPVLQYWQGQELAAQLVNRLDLPVSIHWHGLRGENAMDGVAPLTQPAVAPGASFDYRRPLPEPGLFCYRPSVYGRTPELMGRGLKGLLVVNEPEPLPADHDLLLVLDDWRLDAQGQIEGGFDNKADAQGAGRVGPLLAVNGKASPAALDFPANARVRLRLANLANARIMILSFEGVQPFVVAIDSQPCEAFEPVRRSIPVAPGARFELIFDMPAKTGEKARVVMRGANNAESELIVATAKGARAERRGLIYSLPQNPALPPEIKLNNSKKVDLVIDVGPGGWTINGAATKAYDGPPLFHVKKGAPVTLGYVNKSKVPLAMHVHGHAMRLLHDLDDGWEPYWRNGVIIPAGKTKHVAFIADSPGKWAIHDDILEHEAAGLATWFAVD
- a CDS encoding MliC family protein, with product MNASPGDLSAPSRYSAARPQTPEETQMIRPAALVPMLFFACLVTAARADCPPGSTVCPETRPALEKEAGRLAGLAATGAGKKSVAAGEAAFRKTIAACGGAWPCLQHNLIDHIFELRQGSAAARSKDAEGISIGPLVANCPGLGALVSVVFVNSAPAFAILVWRDHTVVLTQALSGSGARYTGPFGMGEAQFWNKGDEATLDLPGKPSLSCRIEQGG
- the tig gene encoding trigger factor; amino-acid sequence: MQVTQTSSEGLKQEYKVVLPAGDLAAKLAAQLVEVQAKAQIKGFRPGKAPIGHLKKLYGKSIMSEVLQEAVNEANRKIVEDHSLRVAVEPKLDFPGGQDEVERALAAEGDFAFTVTFETLPTFEVGALDDIAIERPVAEVAEDDITTALKNLADRVQEFEPRAEGAKAENGDKLTIDFTGKLDGVAFEGGTGGDIDIVLGSNTFIPGFEEQLVGAGAGDERLVKVTFPADYSAQHLAGKDAEFEVTVKAVAAPTSLEIGEDLAKKYGFENFDAMKTAVKSNLEADFHKVSREKLKRALLDALDGRYSFDLPPTLVEQEFNNIWSQHEAESRRAGQPLAEEGKTEDETRAEFRKIAERRVRLGLVLAEIGQHAGVKVEDKDLTEALVERARMFPGQEKQVWDFYRNNEQALAQLRAPIYEERVVDHISKLIKITDKTVTKDELFKEEEE
- the clpP gene encoding ATP-dependent Clp endopeptidase proteolytic subunit ClpP: MRDPIEVYNQYLIPQVIENTSRGERGFDIYSRLLRERIIFLTGPVEDHMASVIIAQLLFLESENPKKEISLYINSPGGVVTSGLAIYDTMQFIKPKVSTLCVGQAASMGSLLLCAGEAGLRFALPNARVMLHQPSGGFQGQASDIQRHAEDILKVKKRLNDIYVRHTGKDYETIERTLDRDHFMSAEEAKSFGIVDVVQEKRSDDETEAKS
- a CDS encoding acetyl-CoA carboxylase biotin carboxylase subunit, with amino-acid sequence MFRKILIANRGEIACRIIKTAKKMGIATVAVYSDADADALHVEMADEAIHLGPPAAAQSYLLIDKIVAACKETGAEAVHPGYGFLSERAAFANALKEAGIVFIGPNPRAIEAMGDKIESKKFASAAKVSVVPGYLGVIESPEEAVKIAKDIGYPVMLKASAGGGGKGMRVAFTDAEVIEGFTRARSEAASSFGDDRVFVEKFIVNPRHIEIQVLGDKHGNVIHLNERECSIQRRNQKVIEEAPSPLLDDATRAEMGAQAVALAKAVDYDSAGTVEFVAGQDKSFYFLEMNTRLQVEHPVTELITGIDLVEQMIRVAAGEPLQLKQQNVKINGWAVESRIYAEDPTRNFLPSIGRLVKYRPPAEKKEGGITVRNDTGVTEGREISIHYDPMIAKLVTHAPDRLQAIVAQADALDRFVIDGIRHNIPFLSSLMQSARWRSGNLSTGFIAEEYPEGFSAPAPTGDVAWTLAAVATMMDHIGNARKRQISGQLMNGRPVEFTRDRVCMLGDDRFDVNIEEQGEALVVRFAEGDNRAHRVTSHWRPGQELFVGDVDGRTVYVQARPILNGYELSHQGVSIPARVYTQREAELVALMPKKKDAGASKHLLCPMPGLVKTVDVVEGQEVKAGEALCMVEAMKMENVLRAERDVTIKKILAKPGDSLAVDAVIMEFA